The Nonlabens spongiae genome contains a region encoding:
- a CDS encoding sulfate adenylyltransferase subunit 1: MNLDKNQLLRFTTAGSVDDGKSTLIGRLLYDSKSIFEDQIDSIKNTSSQKGLDDIDLALFTDGLRDEREQGITIDVAYRYFTTPKRKFIIADTPGHIQYTRNMVTGASTANAALILIDARHGVIEQTKRHAFIASLLNIPHIIVCINKMDLVSFRESVYDQIVADFNDFASKMLTRDVKFIPMSALMGDNVVNRSENMPWYQAAPLLYTLEHLHISSDVNKIDVRFPIQTVIRPQREGFVDYRGYAGRLASGVLRVGDEVTALPSGFNSKVKSINSGTEEVTEAFAPMSIAVTLEDDIDISRGGMIVRSNNKPEVLQQFDVMICWLNEKKSQIRKKYKVLHANNEQQAMISNCVYKIDIETLKRDSEATDFTMNEIGRVTIKTSKSMLIDGYRENRTTGSLILIDPDTNETVAAGMIV; encoded by the coding sequence ATGAATTTAGATAAAAACCAGTTACTTAGATTCACCACAGCTGGAAGTGTTGATGATGGAAAAAGTACCTTGATAGGTCGATTGCTTTACGATTCAAAATCCATTTTTGAGGATCAAATTGATTCCATCAAGAATACTAGCTCTCAGAAGGGTCTGGATGATATAGATCTCGCATTATTCACTGATGGATTAAGGGATGAGCGTGAGCAAGGTATCACTATAGACGTTGCTTATAGATACTTCACAACGCCTAAACGAAAGTTTATAATAGCGGATACTCCTGGACATATTCAGTACACGAGAAATATGGTTACCGGAGCGTCAACTGCAAATGCCGCCTTAATATTGATCGATGCTAGGCACGGTGTGATTGAGCAGACTAAGAGGCACGCTTTTATTGCGAGCTTGTTGAATATCCCGCACATCATTGTGTGTATTAATAAAATGGATTTAGTAAGCTTTCGCGAAAGCGTGTATGATCAAATTGTTGCAGATTTCAATGATTTTGCTTCAAAAATGCTAACCCGAGACGTGAAGTTTATCCCTATGAGTGCCTTGATGGGTGACAATGTGGTAAACAGATCAGAAAATATGCCTTGGTATCAAGCCGCACCTTTACTTTACACATTGGAGCATCTGCATATAAGCAGTGATGTCAATAAGATAGATGTACGTTTTCCTATTCAAACTGTGATAAGACCGCAACGTGAAGGTTTTGTGGATTACAGGGGTTATGCAGGCCGTTTAGCAAGCGGTGTGTTACGAGTTGGAGATGAGGTGACTGCCTTGCCTTCAGGATTTAATAGTAAGGTTAAATCCATTAATTCAGGTACGGAGGAGGTGACTGAAGCTTTTGCTCCTATGTCAATTGCTGTTACACTTGAAGACGATATAGACATAAGTCGCGGTGGGATGATTGTGCGCAGCAATAATAAACCTGAAGTGCTCCAGCAGTTTGATGTCATGATATGCTGGTTAAACGAGAAGAAATCTCAGATTAGGAAGAAGTACAAAGTGTTGCACGCTAATAATGAGCAACAAGCCATGATCTCTAATTGTGTCTATAAAATCGACATTGAGACCTTGAAGCGTGATAGTGAAGCAACTGACTTTACGATGAATGAGATAGGTCGAGTGACTATTAAAACGAGTAAATCCATGCTCATTGATGGCTATAGGGAAAACCGCACTACAGGTAGCTTGATTCTCATAGATCCAGACACCAATGAGACGGTCGCAGCAGGAATGATTGTTTAA
- a CDS encoding polysaccharide biosynthesis/export family protein, translated as MQKLIVFLLLALLMGSCIPTKRITYLQSDGNSENDSLITIEKVQSPYRLQIGDVLSIQIQAPYDQDLIADFTKKTAGGGGGAQQVLQGGLYFTGYIIDRRGYIEMPQLGEILAVGETEEILRDRIKNLLYQKGGFKKSSDLFVSVKLEGLRYTMVGEVNSPGQNTILRDRVSIVEAVADAGGVPITGDLKNVRIIRQYEGGIKVHAIDLTTINAMNSPYYFLKPNDVLVFNPLPQKTLGTGTNGLQSFTTIISVLTTLITTYLLIDNLTSN; from the coding sequence ATGCAAAAGTTAATTGTTTTCTTATTACTAGCGCTTTTAATGGGGTCTTGCATTCCAACTAAGCGAATTACTTACCTTCAGAGTGACGGCAATTCTGAAAACGATTCGTTAATTACGATTGAAAAAGTGCAAAGCCCTTACCGTTTACAAATAGGTGATGTACTCTCCATTCAAATACAGGCACCCTATGACCAAGATCTTATTGCAGATTTTACAAAAAAAACTGCAGGTGGTGGTGGTGGTGCGCAGCAAGTACTCCAGGGGGGACTTTATTTTACTGGTTATATCATAGACAGAAGAGGGTATATTGAAATGCCACAATTGGGTGAAATTTTAGCAGTTGGCGAGACTGAAGAAATTTTACGTGACCGAATCAAAAATTTGTTGTACCAAAAAGGTGGCTTTAAAAAATCCTCCGATTTATTCGTAAGTGTTAAGCTTGAAGGCTTAAGGTATACAATGGTAGGTGAGGTTAATTCACCAGGTCAAAATACCATTCTAAGAGATCGTGTTAGTATTGTAGAAGCAGTAGCTGACGCAGGCGGTGTGCCTATAACAGGTGATCTCAAGAATGTGAGAATTATACGTCAATATGAGGGTGGAATAAAGGTTCATGCTATTGATCTGACTACCATAAACGCAATGAACTCTCCCTATTATTTTTTGAAGCCGAATGATGTTTTAGTTTTTAACCCTTTGCCACAGAAAACTTTAGGAACTGGTACTAATGGCCTACAGTCGTTCACCACTATTATTTCTGTTTTGACTACACTGATCACAACCTACTTATTGATCGATAATTTGACAAGTAATTAA
- a CDS encoding polysaccharide biosynthesis tyrosine autokinase gives MSEEEQVNSLSGIFDVRQFLSKILKYWWLYLITFAISLSYAYYKNQFIQTFYEVDALISIKDNSNPYSASNTSLTFNWGGVTDKVTTAITQFKSRTHTERVVDDLQFFVNYIKEGEYYNLDAYKKTPFQVVVDTSKSQIIGKSFTIQVIDEYRFRMTAEFDSSIAPAFDFNTKKKSRVNTPKGMWSREYLFGESLENSFLNITVNKVTDNFRKGEWKFNLENYWKVVNKYKKIQIEQTPQGSSILTLSLTGTNKDRLIDYINRSSVVLEKAELERKNTYATSTIEYIDSVMNARILPLTQIKKEREEFLNQQGAINIPSEISSLNAELTKREIEKQQLEKQLSYYDNLQAYLITNNYDQIQAPTVVGINEGSIVNFVSRLIQLAERRKRRLEFLEPDNDNPEFKKIKRDIDAVKELILSNITSSKKLLLDDLDFSREQIREAERELSRLPKEQQELLRITKEYDLAQAEFKDLQARKANAEIVKAANVSDIFIIDKAKDTNQSGRSKDSNINYLLALLVGLAIPSVIAFVSTIFDNYIYTPKQIEKLTSIPLIGVVGKKKHASNLVVFDKPKSAVAEAFRGIRSSLYFLFDPEVESDCRTIMVTSSVSGEGKTFSSINMATVFALSGKKTCLIGLDLRKPKIFDDFDINNEIGVSNYLVKNATLDQIITDTKILNLDIILSGPVPPNPSELLLSKRTENMIKELKKRYDYIILDTPPLGLVADSLEIAKYADATLYVIRQKYTKKAMLDVINERYSRKEIERVSLVFNYFKEKAGYGYGYGYGYGYGYGYGVYNNGYHENDKIFSIKYTIKKLLKRFIKI, from the coding sequence ATGAGCGAGGAAGAACAAGTAAATTCTCTATCGGGAATTTTTGATGTCAGACAATTTTTATCAAAAATCCTGAAATATTGGTGGTTGTATTTGATAACTTTTGCGATCAGTCTTTCATATGCTTATTATAAGAACCAATTTATTCAGACATTTTATGAAGTTGACGCACTCATTAGCATTAAAGATAATTCAAACCCTTATTCTGCCAGTAATACCAGTTTAACTTTCAATTGGGGAGGGGTTACTGATAAGGTGACGACTGCTATTACACAGTTTAAGTCCAGAACGCATACAGAACGAGTAGTCGATGATCTGCAGTTCTTTGTAAACTATATTAAAGAAGGAGAATATTATAATTTAGATGCTTATAAAAAAACGCCATTTCAGGTGGTCGTTGATACTTCCAAATCTCAAATTATAGGTAAGAGTTTTACTATTCAAGTCATTGATGAGTACCGGTTCCGAATGACCGCTGAATTTGATTCATCGATCGCCCCAGCTTTTGATTTTAACACTAAAAAGAAAAGTAGAGTTAACACGCCTAAGGGTATGTGGTCTCGTGAGTATTTATTTGGTGAATCTCTGGAAAATTCTTTTCTCAACATAACCGTTAATAAGGTAACTGATAATTTTAGAAAAGGTGAATGGAAATTTAATCTGGAAAATTATTGGAAGGTAGTCAATAAATATAAAAAAATTCAAATTGAGCAAACCCCTCAGGGCTCGTCTATTTTAACCCTTTCCCTTACGGGTACTAATAAGGATAGGCTAATCGATTACATCAATAGAAGTTCTGTTGTCTTAGAAAAAGCTGAGTTAGAACGGAAAAACACCTATGCTACAAGTACTATTGAATATATAGATAGTGTTATGAACGCTAGAATATTGCCTCTAACACAAATTAAAAAAGAACGAGAAGAGTTCTTAAACCAACAAGGTGCCATCAATATCCCTTCAGAAATTTCTAGCCTAAACGCTGAGCTCACCAAAAGAGAGATTGAGAAACAACAATTGGAAAAACAACTTTCTTATTATGATAATTTGCAGGCTTATTTGATCACTAATAACTATGATCAGATTCAGGCACCTACCGTTGTAGGAATAAATGAAGGTAGTATTGTAAATTTTGTTTCCAGATTAATTCAGCTAGCGGAAAGAAGAAAAAGACGATTGGAGTTTCTGGAGCCCGATAATGACAATCCAGAATTCAAAAAGATAAAGCGCGATATAGATGCAGTCAAAGAGTTGATTTTAAGTAATATTACTAGCTCTAAAAAGTTATTGCTTGATGACTTAGACTTTTCTAGAGAACAAATTAGGGAAGCGGAAAGGGAGTTAAGCAGATTGCCAAAGGAACAGCAAGAGTTATTGCGAATTACAAAGGAGTATGATCTTGCTCAAGCTGAATTCAAGGATTTGCAGGCGAGAAAGGCGAACGCCGAGATCGTAAAAGCTGCAAATGTGTCAGATATTTTTATAATTGATAAAGCTAAGGACACCAATCAATCAGGAAGATCAAAAGATAGCAATATAAATTATTTATTAGCGCTTCTGGTTGGATTGGCAATACCCTCAGTAATTGCTTTTGTGTCTACTATTTTTGATAATTACATTTATACCCCTAAACAGATTGAAAAGCTTACTTCAATACCTCTGATAGGTGTCGTGGGTAAAAAGAAGCATGCTTCAAATTTGGTTGTTTTCGATAAGCCAAAGTCGGCTGTTGCAGAAGCTTTTAGGGGGATAAGATCTAGTTTGTACTTCCTTTTTGATCCAGAAGTTGAGTCGGATTGTAGAACTATTATGGTTACGAGTAGCGTTAGTGGTGAGGGTAAAACCTTTTCAAGCATCAATATGGCTACTGTTTTCGCCTTAAGCGGGAAGAAAACTTGTCTGATAGGTCTTGATTTGAGGAAACCTAAGATTTTTGATGATTTTGACATTAACAACGAAATAGGCGTTTCAAATTATCTGGTCAAAAATGCTACGTTAGATCAGATCATTACTGATACAAAAATTCTAAACCTTGATATAATTTTATCCGGGCCGGTACCTCCAAATCCTAGTGAATTACTTCTTTCAAAGAGGACTGAAAATATGATTAAAGAACTAAAAAAACGTTATGATTATATTATTCTTGATACTCCGCCACTTGGTCTTGTAGCAGATTCACTGGAAATAGCAAAATACGCAGATGCCACCTTATATGTTATTAGACAGAAGTACACCAAAAAGGCAATGTTGGACGTAATCAATGAACGTTATTCACGAAAAGAGATCGAACGTGTAAGTTTAGTTTTCAACTATTTCAAAGAGAAAGCAGGTTATGGCTATGGCTATGGCTATGGCTACGGCTATGGTTATGGTTATGGAGTTTATAACAATGGTTATCACGAAAATGATAAAATTTTTTCTATAAAATACACCATCAAAAAGCTATTGAAAAGGTTTATCAAAATATGA
- a CDS encoding ABC transporter permease, with protein MKEQVYQKEVNRNIPRLITDCIKDLNSSRFLAYQLAKRDISAQYRQSYLGLVWAFLTPIATAAIWILLNNTGTVNVTDTGIPYPAFAFIGTLLWSIIVDSINAPLQNTNSSRSILTKINFPKEGIILSGVFKLWFNTLVKIVIMVAFILIFEIDLGLGLLLFPVAILAGTIIGTTIGLFITPIGMLYKDVGRLITFGLRFLMFATPVVYAVPQQSGLLKTIMELNPLTPIISTGRNLAVGLPLDYLLYFIILLIVSIPLFLIGLIFYRISIPIFVERLSS; from the coding sequence ATGAAAGAACAAGTCTATCAGAAGGAGGTCAACCGCAATATTCCAAGGCTGATAACTGATTGTATTAAAGATCTGAATAGTTCCCGATTCTTGGCATACCAGCTTGCTAAAAGAGACATCTCTGCGCAATACCGACAGAGTTATCTTGGACTAGTGTGGGCATTTTTAACCCCTATAGCCACCGCGGCTATATGGATCTTATTGAATAACACTGGTACTGTGAATGTAACTGATACTGGTATACCCTATCCAGCTTTTGCGTTCATTGGTACTCTACTCTGGTCTATTATCGTTGATTCTATAAATGCACCCCTCCAAAACACCAATAGTTCAAGATCTATTTTAACAAAAATAAATTTCCCAAAAGAAGGCATAATTTTATCGGGAGTTTTTAAACTGTGGTTCAATACGCTGGTTAAAATAGTCATTATGGTTGCGTTTATATTAATTTTTGAAATAGATTTAGGCTTGGGATTATTGTTATTCCCAGTAGCAATTCTGGCAGGGACGATTATTGGTACAACAATAGGATTGTTCATAACCCCTATAGGAATGTTGTATAAAGATGTAGGTCGATTGATAACATTTGGACTGCGATTCTTGATGTTTGCTACTCCAGTTGTTTATGCAGTGCCGCAACAAAGTGGTTTATTAAAAACCATAATGGAATTGAATCCGCTTACTCCTATTATTTCTACTGGTAGGAATTTAGCCGTCGGATTGCCGCTTGATTATTTATTATATTTTATAATTCTTTTGATTGTTAGTATTCCATTGTTTTTAATTGGTTTGATATTTTACCGTATTTCCATTCCGATTTTTGTAGAACGACTAAGTTCTTAA
- a CDS encoding ABC transporter ATP-binding protein produces MIKVKSHMSVIEKNNPTDEDVLVEVSGLSKKFCKDLKTSLWYGIMDLFAGYSGNKKNRELRSKEFWAVKDINFTLRRGECIGLIGHNGAGKSTLLKILNGLINPDEGRVIMRGKVSALIELGAGFNPILTGRENIYNNGAVLGFSRSEIERKLQKIIEFSELEEFLDMPVQNYSSGMKVRLGFAVAAQMEPDVLIIDEVLAVGDLGFKLKCFKIIDEILPKTAIIFVSHSMPHISRICNQIILLDRGKTKFQGEDTAKAIDLYYAKFSENDSNVIFDDGSTEIKKLQILDKPILDNLPQVNWGDNIDISLYVNTKFKTLPKAYITIFDKEQRPVAALVQSENIIEINSNELIFKFHIEKIQLSKGLYNINVAFFNPLNNAPIIRVNSVLAFQVLYFQDTWPPMLLDAEMAFEEV; encoded by the coding sequence ATGATTAAGGTTAAAAGTCATATGAGTGTAATTGAAAAAAACAATCCTACTGATGAAGATGTTCTCGTAGAAGTCTCAGGCTTATCCAAAAAATTCTGTAAGGATTTAAAGACGAGTTTGTGGTACGGAATAATGGATTTATTCGCAGGGTATTCTGGTAATAAGAAGAATCGTGAATTAAGGTCCAAGGAATTTTGGGCGGTTAAAGATATCAATTTTACACTTAGACGAGGGGAATGTATAGGCCTGATAGGTCATAATGGAGCTGGTAAATCAACGCTTCTCAAAATTCTCAACGGCCTTATCAATCCTGATGAGGGTAGGGTCATTATGAGAGGTAAAGTAAGTGCTCTTATAGAACTTGGAGCAGGTTTCAATCCTATCTTAACAGGTCGTGAGAATATTTATAATAATGGAGCTGTGCTAGGCTTTTCAAGAAGTGAAATTGAGCGAAAGCTCCAAAAAATTATCGAATTCTCAGAGTTGGAGGAATTTTTAGATATGCCTGTTCAGAATTATTCGAGCGGCATGAAGGTACGACTAGGCTTTGCTGTTGCTGCTCAGATGGAGCCTGATGTATTAATAATTGATGAGGTGCTGGCTGTAGGGGATCTAGGTTTCAAATTAAAATGCTTTAAAATTATAGATGAGATTTTGCCTAAAACTGCAATCATATTTGTTTCACACAGTATGCCTCACATCTCAAGAATTTGCAATCAAATTATTTTACTAGATAGAGGAAAGACAAAGTTTCAAGGTGAGGATACCGCTAAAGCGATTGATTTATATTATGCGAAATTTTCTGAGAATGATTCTAATGTTATTTTTGACGATGGCTCTACTGAAATTAAGAAACTACAAATCTTAGACAAACCTATTTTAGATAATTTGCCTCAGGTAAATTGGGGTGATAATATCGATATTTCTTTATATGTCAATACGAAATTTAAAACGCTCCCTAAAGCTTACATAACGATATTTGATAAAGAACAGCGACCGGTGGCAGCTCTTGTTCAATCTGAAAATATAATTGAGATTAATAGTAATGAACTTATATTTAAGTTCCACATTGAGAAAATACAGCTTTCTAAGGGGCTTTATAATATTAATGTGGCTTTTTTCAACCCTTTAAATAATGCTCCTATTATTAGAGTTAATTCCGTTTTAGCTTTTCAAGTACTATATTTTCAAGACACGTGGCCCCCTATGCTTCTTGACGCCGAAATGGCTTTTGAAGAAGTGTGA
- a CDS encoding sulfotransferase — protein sequence MFLKFKQKFFKRRVFKNASAKNFYFIVSTGRTGTNFMEAFINKASHDVFCVHEPHPDLFNLSIEKYREKKSSNYIYEKLQESRYEVLHSFLNSRKSIYIESNPFAAFLVDNLKETFKNAKFIFIYRDIDTYLLSALNKSPLGNNVNNFYAKDDGRKRLSPIDFDNNELAKVWSDLSRAQKITWYWTKCNTYLRNYAKDNSGHVLELKFEDLFSLENKKKHTSFSKLFSYLNIELESKHLNELLKNSFDKRNSTEEKFYKSLTELSQHETEWIQSQSANLSRELHDKVSLNDLG from the coding sequence ATGTTTTTAAAATTTAAACAAAAATTTTTTAAGAGACGGGTTTTTAAAAATGCATCAGCTAAAAATTTCTATTTCATTGTCAGTACTGGCAGGACTGGTACTAACTTTATGGAAGCTTTTATAAATAAAGCTTCTCACGACGTATTTTGTGTTCATGAACCTCATCCTGATTTGTTCAACTTATCGATAGAAAAATATCGAGAAAAAAAATCTTCTAATTATATTTATGAGAAACTTCAAGAATCTCGTTACGAGGTCTTACACAGTTTTTTGAACAGTAGGAAATCGATTTATATCGAGAGCAATCCATTCGCAGCTTTCTTGGTTGATAATCTTAAAGAAACGTTTAAAAATGCTAAATTTATTTTTATCTATCGAGATATAGATACCTACTTGCTTTCAGCTTTAAATAAATCTCCGCTAGGAAACAATGTTAATAACTTTTATGCTAAAGATGATGGCCGCAAGAGACTTTCGCCTATTGATTTTGATAATAATGAACTTGCTAAGGTGTGGTCGGATTTATCTCGTGCACAAAAGATCACATGGTATTGGACTAAATGTAATACATATTTAAGGAATTATGCCAAAGATAATTCAGGTCATGTTTTAGAGTTAAAGTTTGAAGATTTATTTTCCCTCGAAAATAAAAAGAAACACACTTCTTTTTCTAAGCTTTTTTCATATCTCAATATTGAATTAGAATCTAAACATTTGAATGAGTTACTAAAGAATTCTTTTGATAAAAGGAATAGCACTGAAGAAAAGTTTTATAAATCGTTGACTGAATTAAGTCAGCACGAAACGGAATGGATACAGTCTCAATCCGCTAATCTGAGCAGAGAGCTTCATGACAAGGTCTCTCTAAATGACCTAGGATGA
- the lhgO gene encoding L-2-hydroxyglutarate oxidase, whose product MKIGIIGGGLIGLALGRLISAKGVKVIVFDKDNIASHQSGNNSGVLHCGLHYKPGSLKARLAVQGIREMTNYCIKNSITHESCGKIVVANSQQEIDRLKTLAGRGKLNGLKGLKYLNQKELKEREPHVCAAAALLVPEEGIVDFKQVATSLKKDIQNQDGFVKENCKVVSSKINPQGKTMLTTACGEYEFDLIFNCAGLYSDKIFADFSSTKPDLKVVPFRGEYWSLKPEFSHLVKHLIYPTPNPAFPFLGVHFTRMTSGVREVGPNAVLALKREGYTNKDFNLSEALESVTYPGFIKFLTKNFRFSLEEFISSLTIEGFVKKSKKLIPDIDASMLDQKTAGVRAQSMSRSGKLHMDFEVKRFNNQVHVLNAPSPGATASLAIARYIVEEYTTL is encoded by the coding sequence ATGAAAATTGGAATTATAGGAGGAGGATTAATCGGTTTAGCGCTTGGAAGATTAATTTCAGCTAAGGGTGTGAAAGTAATTGTTTTTGATAAGGATAATATTGCAAGCCATCAATCCGGAAACAATAGTGGTGTGCTGCATTGCGGCTTGCATTATAAACCTGGATCACTCAAGGCAAGATTAGCTGTACAGGGTATAAGAGAGATGACCAACTACTGTATAAAAAATTCTATTACCCACGAATCTTGTGGAAAAATTGTGGTTGCGAATTCTCAACAAGAGATTGATAGGCTCAAAACATTAGCCGGCAGGGGAAAATTAAATGGGTTAAAAGGGCTAAAGTATTTAAATCAAAAAGAACTCAAAGAGCGAGAGCCGCATGTATGCGCAGCTGCTGCATTACTAGTTCCCGAGGAAGGTATTGTTGACTTCAAACAAGTTGCCACTAGTTTGAAAAAAGATATTCAAAATCAAGATGGATTTGTCAAAGAAAACTGCAAGGTAGTCTCATCTAAAATTAATCCTCAGGGAAAAACAATGCTAACTACCGCTTGTGGTGAATATGAGTTTGATTTAATATTCAATTGTGCAGGCTTGTACTCTGATAAGATATTTGCCGATTTCTCTTCAACAAAACCAGACTTGAAGGTTGTACCTTTTAGAGGCGAATACTGGAGTTTAAAGCCTGAATTCTCACATCTCGTAAAACACTTGATCTACCCTACACCTAATCCTGCATTCCCTTTCTTGGGAGTTCACTTCACTAGAATGACTTCAGGGGTCAGAGAAGTAGGTCCCAACGCGGTTCTAGCGCTTAAGCGAGAGGGTTACACGAATAAAGATTTCAATTTAAGTGAAGCTCTAGAAAGTGTAACCTATCCTGGTTTTATTAAATTTTTGACAAAAAACTTCAGATTCAGTTTGGAGGAGTTCATTAGTTCGCTCACTATTGAGGGATTTGTGAAAAAATCTAAAAAACTCATTCCAGATATCGACGCTAGTATGCTGGATCAAAAAACTGCTGGAGTGAGGGCTCAGTCAATGTCACGTTCAGGAAAGTTACATATGGATTTTGAAGTTAAGAGGTTCAACAATCAGGTTCATGTGCTGAATGCCCCATCACCAGGAGCGACCGCTTCATTAGCAATTGCAAGGTATATTGTTGAAGAGTATACTACACTGTGA
- a CDS encoding IS982 family transposase: protein MHDLPAMYKKHLSYLIDLYQTVTVDGNFIKRPVNTKMNDLEVMALAITGEAASIPSENLLFAEIKKHFREDFPMLVDRTRFNRRRRSLEPRFKESAGLLGDRMDDGRSALLVDSMPCPIVHNAREHRMKICMEDLGTAPRKGYSAVDRLYYIGYKLHLLMSTQGIFHDMAVTPANVHDIKFLKERQYDGSEERQIIGDRGYISRELQADLFTSYGIELLTPPRKNQLVKSAFSPERRKNRKFIETRFSQLCSQFSIKINLAKSFKGFLTRVSSKLAAVAMLQMFNRENNRPINRIRHAWNY, encoded by the coding sequence ATGCACGATCTACCTGCAATGTACAAAAAACACCTTTCCTACCTCATTGATCTCTACCAAACCGTCACGGTGGACGGAAACTTCATCAAGCGACCGGTCAACACGAAAATGAATGACCTGGAGGTCATGGCACTCGCCATTACCGGAGAGGCGGCCTCGATCCCCAGCGAGAACCTATTGTTTGCCGAGATAAAGAAGCACTTTCGCGAGGACTTTCCCATGCTGGTCGACCGCACCAGGTTCAACCGGCGCAGGCGCTCGCTCGAGCCACGCTTCAAGGAGTCCGCGGGACTCTTGGGCGACCGTATGGATGATGGCAGATCTGCCCTTCTGGTGGACTCGATGCCCTGTCCCATCGTGCACAACGCCAGGGAGCACCGCATGAAGATCTGTATGGAAGATCTGGGCACGGCTCCGAGAAAGGGCTACTCGGCGGTTGACCGCCTCTACTACATTGGATACAAGCTCCACCTGCTCATGAGTACGCAGGGCATCTTCCATGACATGGCAGTGACCCCAGCAAACGTACACGACATAAAGTTCCTGAAGGAAAGGCAGTACGACGGTAGCGAGGAGAGGCAGATCATCGGCGATCGAGGCTATATATCCAGGGAGCTCCAGGCAGATCTGTTCACAAGCTACGGTATAGAACTTCTCACCCCACCCAGGAAAAACCAGCTGGTCAAAAGCGCATTCTCGCCCGAGAGGAGAAAGAACCGTAAGTTTATAGAGACAAGGTTTTCACAGTTATGCTCCCAGTTCTCCATCAAGATCAACCTGGCAAAGAGCTTCAAGGGCTTCCTGACAAGGGTCTCAAGCAAACTGGCCGCAGTTGCCATGCTGCAGATGTTCAATAGGGAAAACAACAGACCAATAAATAGGATCAGGCATGCATGGAACTACTAG